Part of the Thermoplasmata archaeon genome is shown below.
ACGAAAAGGTCGACGGCGGCCGCGCAGGCGAGGAACGTAGTCCTCCCGCCGACATCGGGACTTGGCAAAACGCCAACCCAGCGCGGTTTCCCTTGGCTGCGTGAATGGTTTCGGTCCACCGAAAGCTCTTAATTTCCGGGCCGCCCTGTCACGGAGGAGTCCTATGGCGCGAGTTCAGCTGAGTGGCAACCCGCGTGCACGACCGGGGGATGAGCATCTCTCCGCGAGGACCCTGCCGGGCGTGGTGTATTACGACGAGGGGGTGTTCCGGCAGGAGTTGGAGAAGCTCTTCTTCCGCCATTGGCTCAACGTCGGGCACGTCTCCCAGGTCCCGCATCCGGGGGACTTCTTCACGCACGACATCGGCACGGAGAGCCTCCTGTTCATCCGCGGGAACGACGACACGGTGCGCGGGTTCTACAACGTGTGCCGCCACCGTGGCACGCGGATCGTCACGGATGAGCGGGGGGAGAAGCTCCGCTCCATCGTCTGCCCCTACCATGCCTGGTCCTACTCGACGGAGGGTAGGCTCGTTGGCGCGCCCCACACGGACGCTCTCGAGGAGTTCGACAAGGAGGACTTTGGCCTCTACCCCGTGCGGACGGACACCTGGGGCGGGTTCATCTGGGCGAACCTGGACCCAGCCGCGCGCCCGCTGCGGGAGGAACTCGCGCCCCTCCTGAAGCTCACGGACCATTGGGACGTCGGCGCCCTCCAGCTCGGCGCCCGACACGTCTACGAGGTGAACGCGAACTGGAAGATCCTCGCAGAGAACTACTCGGAGTGCTACCACTGCGCTCCAATCCATCCTGGGCTGAACCGGGTGACGCCGTATTTCACGGGAGAGAACGACGCCTGGATGGCCCGGGGGAAGGGCGGCACGATGGCCAACGTGAACGGCGGCTTCCAGACCTTCGCCGGCGACTACACCTCGATGACCGTCTCCGGGTACACGAAGCGACCGCCTCTCAAGGGGACGACCGCCGAGGACCGCAGGCGGATCTACTATTGGGTCGTCTTCCCGAACATGTTCTTCAGCATGCACCCGGACTACCTGATGATCCACCGGGACTGGCCCCAGACCCCGACACGCTCGAAGATCGAGTGCGAGTGGTATTTCGATGCCGGGACGATGGCCGAGCCGGACTTCGACCCGAGCGACGCGGTCGACATGTGGGACGAGATCAACCGGCAGGACTGGGCCGTGTGCGAGCGCACCCAGCTCGGCGTCCGCTCGCGCGCCTGGGAGCGGGGCCGGTTCAGCGACCAGGAACCGCTCGTCTACGACCTCGACAAGGCCTACATCCTTCGGATGACGGGGAAATCGGACATGTACTCGAAGCCGCGGCCGCGCCGAAAGGGCGCTACGTCACGGAAACGAGGCGCAGGCGGAACGTGAGCCGCTTCCCGGCGAGCGGGTGGTTGAAGTCCAGCGCCACCGTGTCCGGCCCGATGCGGACGACGCGCCCGACGGCCTCCTCGCCGCCCCGCAGGTGGACCGTGAAGCTCGCGCCCAGCTTGAGTTCCCCTTCCGGGAACACGTTCCGCGGTCCCTCGATGACGAGCTCGTCCTCGTAGGCACCGTACGCCTCCTCCGCCT
Proteins encoded:
- a CDS encoding aromatic ring-hydroxylating dioxygenase subunit alpha — its product is MARVQLSGNPRARPGDEHLSARTLPGVVYYDEGVFRQELEKLFFRHWLNVGHVSQVPHPGDFFTHDIGTESLLFIRGNDDTVRGFYNVCRHRGTRIVTDERGEKLRSIVCPYHAWSYSTEGRLVGAPHTDALEEFDKEDFGLYPVRTDTWGGFIWANLDPAARPLREELAPLLKLTDHWDVGALQLGARHVYEVNANWKILAENYSECYHCAPIHPGLNRVTPYFTGENDAWMARGKGGTMANVNGGFQTFAGDYTSMTVSGYTKRPPLKGTTAEDRRRIYYWVVFPNMFFSMHPDYLMIHRDWPQTPTRSKIECEWYFDAGTMAEPDFDPSDAVDMWDEINRQDWAVCERTQLGVRSRAWERGRFSDQEPLVYDLDKAYILRMTGKSDMYSKPRPRRKGATSRKRGAGGT